In one Mucilaginibacter ginsenosidivorax genomic region, the following are encoded:
- a CDS encoding DUF3606 domain-containing protein: protein MEDKSKTGSPDSKFINVNEDYEVEYWTKELGVSKEELKAAVKAGGTSVAAVRKHLSK from the coding sequence ATGGAGGATAAAAGTAAAACCGGGAGCCCCGATAGTAAATTCATTAATGTGAATGAGGATTACGAAGTTGAATATTGGACAAAAGAGTTGGGTGTAAGCAAGGAAGAATTAAAAGCAGCGGTTAAAGCGGGGGGCACTTCTGTTGCCGCTGTTAGGAAGCATTTGAGCAAGTAG
- a CDS encoding single-stranded DNA-binding protein, with amino-acid sequence MLFTGRLTANAEVKAVKGNKQVINFTVAINQKWKNKDGEKKEKTAFVDCAYWRNSGIAEYLVKGAVVEISGWMEAQGYESKKDGIRARLICTCDTIKLFSLVTKTTDPADSKEKKPVTEGADKDDDDLPF; translated from the coding sequence ATGCTATTCACAGGAAGACTAACCGCAAACGCAGAAGTAAAAGCGGTAAAAGGGAACAAACAGGTAATTAATTTTACTGTAGCCATTAACCAAAAATGGAAAAACAAGGACGGCGAAAAAAAGGAGAAAACCGCATTCGTTGATTGCGCTTACTGGCGCAACTCCGGCATTGCCGAATACCTCGTCAAAGGCGCAGTAGTTGAAATTTCAGGGTGGATGGAAGCGCAGGGCTATGAGAGTAAAAAAGACGGCATCCGTGCAAGGCTCATTTGCACCTGCGACACCATCAAGCTGTTTTCATTGGTTACCAAAACAACCGACCCGGCCGACAGCAAAGAAAAAAAGCCGGTAACCGAAGGCGCAGATAAGGACGACGACGACCTGCCATTCTAA
- a CDS encoding PRTRC system protein E translates to MTTNFFENINAMNVPGNWKFAIHNDEQGQFTVSALFTGLHNADNATKAIPPMLFKGTATELDEGFFGAITQPVQETAGLYHNLNAYHKELEKARSASKMEQDKKNRNNAKPKPAAGESSDSDIEMGEPQPNKEEKRKAYVQTMIKINELNAACKYEEALTLLPSATDYPEKEAELKTKSADLTRKRDQMAQALSLFNT, encoded by the coding sequence ATGACAACAAACTTTTTTGAAAACATAAACGCAATGAACGTTCCCGGCAACTGGAAATTTGCCATTCATAACGACGAACAGGGGCAATTTACCGTATCTGCATTATTCACCGGCCTGCACAATGCGGACAACGCCACCAAAGCTATACCACCCATGTTGTTCAAAGGGACGGCAACAGAATTGGACGAGGGCTTTTTTGGGGCGATAACCCAACCCGTACAGGAAACCGCAGGGCTGTATCACAACCTGAATGCCTACCACAAGGAATTGGAAAAGGCTCGCTCAGCCTCCAAAATGGAGCAGGACAAGAAGAACAGGAACAACGCAAAACCGAAACCCGCAGCAGGCGAATCGTCGGACAGCGATATCGAAATGGGCGAACCACAACCCAATAAGGAGGAAAAGCGCAAGGCTTACGTTCAGACCATGATCAAAATCAATGAACTGAATGCTGCCTGTAAGTACGAAGAAGCTTTAACCCTGCTGCCATCAGCCACTGACTACCCCGAAAAGGAAGCCGAACTGAAAACCAAATCAGCTGACCTGACCCGCAAGCGGGATCAGATGGCACAGGCACTATCATTATTTAATACTTAA
- a CDS encoding ABC transporter permease, protein MLCLAGFGQKDKVSFKVMIPAFTSISVIYYLYRAHRSINNFYKEKQFQGGDRSRQELGWLKRILVWLGLTWLLWMPFTLADFIIYNYGLPITAYYPLYLICTGAVIWVGVTGFLHSQPPIPVPSVPDASSIVPAELRQRSAWLKKTMQTHRYYEDPELSLNTLAVKLAIHPHELSRIINVALKKNFNDFVNEYRVRDVIRKMQDKAYDRLTLLAVAYSSGFNSKTTFNRTFKQITGTSAAVYKDTIKKERPFYKLGPASPLAKVISLKKTIPFRYTFNYSIAMIRNYIKMARRSLKKSFGFTTINILGLSAGLATFLLIVLYVADEISYDQYNLNADRIYRVTDNVKLNGNEASYAGSEKLLTEVFADYPEIEKYTRIIPKETLFKTSRKFNFKKGNANIEEQHVAFSESSLFSVFTLPMMEGDPATSLTAPHSAVITESMAKKYFNDVHALGKTLTLNDTSIYKVTGVIKDIPARSHFNFDFLLSYSSIPEYQEAGWGYSGVHNYILLKAQANIKKLEAGMRTEFLKHLPPSFAQGGNYFNYELTPILKIHLYSHSRDELSTGGNIQYVYTFSLIAIFILLIACVNFMNLSTARSSGRAKEVGVRKVLGSARKSLIAQFLTESMLMTLIAGVIAIIIAWLAMPFFNDVAAKHLSFSFGSLLWLVPALLVTVIIVGSLAGFYPAFVLSAFRPIEVLKGKLSTGFKGSFLRGFLVVFQFSISVFLIIGTVVIYNQLNFIHNKSLGFDRNEVLTIKNVQVLGNQALVFRNELKRLQGVENATLSSYVPTGEDRNMTGLFPQLPIDIKQDVLSQFWPVDENYLSTMQIKLLSGRNFSREMSTDSTALIVNEAFVKQFGFKDPLNKPIYRNSIGIEKFHIIGVVKDFNYSSLREEIKPLALIYGDSRGTLSIKVRTANLPSLMNTVKDKWKAFSPNQEFNYSFMDQDFDATYRSEQRIAQLFLSFSTLAILIACLGLFGLAAYAAEQRNKEIGIRKVLGATVPGIVRMLSIDFVRLVLLAILIASPLAWLAMNTWLQNFAYRIDIQWWVVLLASGVALVIAFITVSFQSIKAAIANPVKSLRSE, encoded by the coding sequence ATGCTATGTCTCGCCGGCTTTGGGCAGAAAGATAAAGTAAGCTTTAAAGTAATGATCCCGGCATTCACTTCCATTTCGGTGATCTACTATCTATACCGTGCGCACAGGTCCATCAATAATTTTTACAAGGAAAAACAATTCCAGGGAGGGGACCGAAGCAGACAGGAACTGGGTTGGCTAAAACGTATACTGGTCTGGCTCGGGCTTACCTGGCTGCTATGGATGCCGTTTACCTTGGCAGATTTTATTATTTATAATTACGGTTTGCCCATCACTGCCTATTATCCTCTATACCTGATATGCACTGGAGCCGTTATTTGGGTGGGGGTTACCGGCTTTTTACACAGCCAACCGCCAATACCCGTTCCATCAGTACCGGATGCCTCATCAATAGTGCCTGCCGAGCTCAGGCAGCGAAGCGCGTGGTTAAAAAAGACAATGCAAACTCACCGGTATTATGAAGATCCTGAACTCAGTTTAAACACGCTTGCCGTTAAGTTGGCCATTCATCCGCACGAATTGTCCCGGATCATCAATGTGGCGCTTAAAAAAAACTTTAATGATTTTGTAAACGAATACCGCGTCCGTGATGTAATACGAAAAATGCAGGATAAAGCTTATGACCGGCTGACGCTCCTGGCGGTTGCCTACAGCTCAGGCTTTAATTCCAAGACAACATTTAACCGCACCTTTAAACAAATAACAGGTACAAGTGCGGCTGTCTATAAAGATACCATAAAAAAAGAGCGCCCATTTTATAAGTTGGGCCCTGCGTCTCCACTCGCAAAGGTAATTTCGTTAAAGAAAACGATCCCGTTTCGTTACACCTTTAACTACTCAATCGCGATGATCAGGAATTACATTAAAATGGCTCGCCGCAGCCTTAAAAAAAGCTTTGGCTTTACCACCATCAACATTTTAGGCTTATCAGCAGGTTTGGCGACCTTCCTGCTGATCGTTTTATACGTAGCCGACGAAATAAGTTACGACCAGTACAATCTAAATGCCGACAGGATCTACCGGGTAACGGATAATGTGAAGTTAAATGGCAATGAAGCCTCTTATGCAGGTTCAGAAAAACTCCTGACGGAGGTATTCGCTGATTATCCCGAGATTGAAAAATATACAAGGATCATTCCTAAAGAGACCCTTTTTAAGACTTCCCGGAAGTTTAATTTTAAAAAGGGCAATGCTAATATCGAAGAACAGCATGTCGCTTTTTCAGAATCAAGCTTATTTAGCGTCTTTACCCTGCCGATGATGGAGGGCGACCCGGCTACATCTTTAACAGCGCCGCATTCAGCTGTTATTACTGAGAGCATGGCGAAAAAGTATTTTAATGATGTGCATGCGCTTGGCAAAACATTGACCCTTAACGATACAAGCATTTATAAAGTTACCGGCGTTATCAAGGACATTCCTGCGCGTTCACATTTTAATTTTGACTTTCTGTTATCTTATAGTTCCATACCCGAATACCAGGAGGCCGGTTGGGGTTACAGCGGCGTGCATAACTACATTTTGCTTAAGGCGCAGGCTAATATCAAAAAGCTCGAAGCCGGGATGCGGACGGAGTTCCTCAAACACCTCCCGCCTTCTTTTGCCCAGGGCGGGAATTATTTTAACTATGAACTTACCCCGATTTTAAAAATACACCTTTATTCGCATAGCCGGGATGAGCTATCCACAGGTGGTAATATCCAATATGTATACACCTTCTCGCTTATAGCAATATTTATACTCCTGATTGCTTGTGTGAATTTTATGAACCTTTCTACCGCACGCTCTTCCGGGCGTGCCAAAGAGGTTGGCGTACGAAAAGTACTGGGTTCGGCAAGGAAATCGCTGATCGCTCAATTTCTGACCGAATCTATGCTCATGACCTTGATAGCGGGAGTTATCGCTATCATCATCGCCTGGCTGGCCATGCCCTTTTTTAATGATGTTGCCGCAAAACATCTTTCTTTCAGTTTCGGGTCTTTATTATGGCTGGTACCGGCTTTACTGGTAACCGTTATTATCGTTGGATCGCTGGCAGGATTCTATCCGGCGTTCGTCCTGTCGGCGTTCAGGCCTATCGAAGTGCTGAAAGGTAAATTATCAACCGGGTTCAAGGGAAGCTTTTTGCGTGGCTTCCTTGTTGTTTTCCAATTTTCCATCTCTGTATTTCTGATTATAGGCACCGTTGTCATCTACAACCAATTGAATTTTATTCACAACAAAAGCCTGGGTTTTGACCGTAATGAGGTACTCACCATCAAAAATGTACAGGTGCTCGGTAACCAGGCCCTGGTGTTTAGGAATGAACTGAAGCGATTGCAGGGCGTCGAAAATGCAACTCTGTCTTCGTACGTGCCAACAGGCGAGGACCGTAATATGACGGGCTTATTCCCCCAATTGCCGATCGATATCAAACAGGATGTACTTTCCCAGTTTTGGCCTGTCGATGAAAATTATTTAAGCACGATGCAGATCAAATTATTATCCGGCAGAAACTTCTCGCGGGAGATGTCAACCGATAGCACCGCTTTGATCGTTAATGAAGCCTTTGTTAAGCAGTTTGGTTTTAAAGATCCGTTAAACAAACCGATCTACCGTAATAGCATAGGCATAGAAAAATTCCACATCATTGGCGTGGTAAAAGATTTTAATTACAGTTCATTGAGAGAAGAGATAAAACCGCTGGCGCTCATTTACGGCGATAGCCGGGGGACGCTTAGCATAAAGGTGCGGACAGCAAACTTACCCAGCCTTATGAATACGGTTAAAGATAAGTGGAAGGCCTTTTCTCCGAACCAGGAATTTAACTATTCATTTATGGACCAGGACTTTGACGCCACCTACCGCTCAGAGCAGCGAATAGCACAGTTATTCCTTTCCTTTAGCACCCTTGCAATACTTATTGCCTGCCTGGGCCTGTTTGGACTTGCCGCCTATGCCGCCGAACAGCGAAATAAGGAGATCGGTATACGTAAAGTATTAGGGGCGACTGTGCCCGGTATTGTACGTATGCTGTCTATAGATTTTGTCCGATTGGTGTTGCTGGCTATCCTGATCGCTTCTCCGCTCGCATGGCTGGCAATGAATACCTGGTTACAGAACTTTGCCTATCGTATCGATATCCAGTGGTGGGTAGTTTTGCTGGCATCGGGGGTAGCCCTTGTTATCGCATTTATAACCGTTAGCTTCCAGTCCATAAAAGCAGCAATAGCTAATCCGGTTAAAAGCCTGAGGAGCGAGTAA